A part of Candidatus Deferrimicrobiaceae bacterium genomic DNA contains:
- a CDS encoding DinB family protein, with protein MAGAERNVISLLREQLKAVHEILEGTMADVTPEAAHWIPPGVALPIGATYAHVVVSEDGVINGMFQGGAPLFAAGWEGKTGLSELPPSFDPKKPGFPDWSGWSRTVKVDLPALKKYAQAVYAASDDYLASLRGRDLDRPVDLTALGLGPSTVGYVINNGILGNGFTHCGEIACLKGLQGKRGYPF; from the coding sequence ATGGCGGGAGCGGAACGAAACGTCATTTCACTGCTTCGGGAACAGCTGAAGGCGGTCCACGAGATCCTGGAGGGAACGATGGCGGACGTGACGCCGGAAGCCGCCCACTGGATCCCCCCGGGCGTCGCGCTGCCGATCGGGGCGACGTACGCGCACGTGGTCGTCTCGGAAGACGGCGTCATCAACGGGATGTTCCAAGGGGGCGCCCCCTTGTTCGCCGCCGGGTGGGAGGGGAAGACGGGGCTTAGCGAACTGCCTCCCTCGTTCGACCCGAAGAAGCCGGGGTTCCCGGACTGGAGCGGATGGAGCCGCACGGTGAAGGTCGACCTGCCGGCGCTTAAAAAATACGCACAGGCGGTCTACGCCGCCTCGGACGATTACCTGGCCTCGCTTCGGGGCAGGGACCTGGACCGTCCGGTCGACCTCACCGCGCTCGGGCTGGGGCCGTCCACGGTGGGGTACGTGATCAACAACGGGATCCTGGGGAACGGCTTCACCCACTGCGGGGAGATCGCGTGTCTCAAAGGGCTGCAGGGGAAGCGCGGCTACCCGTTCTGA
- a CDS encoding NAD+ synthase, with product MKPLRIALAQINTTVGDIAGNARKILDYVERSREAGAALVVFPELAIPGYPPEDLLLRASFIEENRSAWRTIARQVRGVTAVVGFVDRDAGGKNYNAAGIASGGRIRGIYRKMHLPNYGVFDEVRYFSPGKEPMLFPAGRSAIGVTVCEDIWVRRGPLPREARAGARLILNLSSSPYHAGKWETRRELVARHAAASRCPVAYCNLVGGQDELVFDGGSMVVSSKGRLLARAKMFEEDLLLCDVDGEAEGGRTAPAPKNDEEIFRALVLGTRDYVDKNRFPGAIIGLSGGIDSSLVAAVAAEALGPSRVLGVTLSSPYTAKMSVEDAHALAGNLGIRCIDLSIGEIFRTIASELAEPFRGYPPDTTEENIQARIRGLILMALSNKFGHLVLTTGNKSEMSVGYATLYGDMAGGFAVIKDLFKTSVYSLSRHYNRTCGRAVIPERALTRPPSAELAPDQKDSDSLPAYEVLDPILRMYVEEDRSIPAMVAAGYPEEVVRRVVSLVDGSEYKRRQAPPGVKITPRALGKDRRMPITNRSNA from the coding sequence ATGAAGCCGCTCCGCATCGCCCTTGCGCAGATCAATACGACCGTGGGGGACATCGCGGGGAACGCCCGGAAGATCCTCGACTACGTCGAACGGTCGCGGGAGGCGGGAGCCGCGCTCGTGGTCTTCCCCGAGCTGGCGATTCCGGGCTATCCCCCCGAGGACCTGCTCCTGCGCGCCTCGTTCATCGAGGAGAACCGCTCGGCATGGCGCACGATCGCCCGGCAGGTGAGAGGGGTCACGGCGGTGGTCGGCTTCGTGGACCGCGACGCCGGGGGGAAGAATTACAACGCCGCCGGGATCGCCTCGGGCGGCCGCATTCGCGGGATCTACCGCAAGATGCATCTCCCCAATTACGGGGTCTTCGACGAGGTCCGGTATTTTTCCCCGGGCAAGGAACCGATGCTTTTCCCCGCGGGGCGGTCCGCCATCGGCGTCACGGTGTGCGAGGACATCTGGGTCCGCCGCGGCCCTCTCCCCCGGGAGGCCAGGGCGGGGGCGCGGCTGATCCTCAACCTGTCTTCCTCCCCGTACCACGCGGGGAAGTGGGAGACGAGGAGGGAGTTGGTGGCGAGGCACGCCGCCGCCTCCCGGTGCCCGGTCGCCTACTGCAACCTCGTGGGGGGGCAGGACGAGCTCGTCTTCGACGGGGGAAGCATGGTCGTCTCCTCGAAAGGCAGGCTTCTGGCGCGGGCGAAGATGTTCGAGGAGGACCTCCTGCTCTGCGACGTGGACGGGGAGGCAGAGGGGGGGCGCACCGCGCCCGCCCCGAAAAACGACGAGGAGATCTTTCGCGCGCTCGTGTTGGGCACGCGCGACTACGTCGACAAGAACCGGTTCCCCGGCGCGATCATCGGGCTCTCCGGAGGGATCGACTCCTCGCTGGTCGCCGCGGTCGCGGCGGAGGCTCTGGGGCCCTCGCGCGTGCTGGGGGTGACGCTGTCGTCGCCCTACACGGCGAAGATGAGCGTCGAGGACGCCCACGCGCTTGCCGGGAACCTGGGCATCCGGTGCATCGACCTCTCGATCGGCGAGATCTTCCGGACGATCGCGTCCGAGCTCGCGGAGCCTTTCCGGGGCTATCCCCCCGACACGACGGAGGAGAACATCCAGGCCCGCATCCGCGGCCTGATCCTCATGGCGCTTTCCAACAAGTTCGGCCACCTGGTGCTCACCACGGGGAACAAGAGCGAGATGAGCGTCGGGTACGCGACCCTGTACGGCGACATGGCCGGCGGGTTCGCCGTGATCAAGGACCTGTTCAAGACGAGCGTCTACAGCCTCTCGCGCCACTACAACCGCACCTGCGGCCGCGCCGTCATCCCGGAGAGGGCGCTCACCCGGCCCCCGTCGGCCGAGCTTGCGCCCGATCAGAAGGATTCGGACTCGCTGCCCGCCTACGAGGTCCTCGACCCGATCCTCCGGATGTACGTGGAGGAGGACCGGAGCATCCCCGCGATGGTCGCGGCGGGGTACCCCGAAGAGGTCGTCCGCCGCGTCGTGTCCCTCGTCGACGGCAGCGAGTACAAGCGGCGCCAGGCGCCGCCGGGGGTCAAGATCACCCCGCGCGCCCTGGGCAAGGACCGCCGCATGCCGATCACGAACCGGTCGAACGCGTAA
- a CDS encoding MFS transporter, which yields MPHSLYDRNYYLLNGSNFLYSLYGTMFIFLPAFLYTLHIREGQIGLIMATGTLVSVALKPVNGLFVDRGGRTAFLVSGALLASASTIPWIFVREGGAHLYAIRIFQGAAYSFFATASYAYIAAAAPENRRGEALGVFGLSFFLPTALGGWLGEWVIGKAGFSVLFLSAAVIAFLAGLFPLGMEEPDRSSRLPVRSLLDFLSRTYFIPNTASFLFGTAYGSIFTFLPVFLLIRKVSTIGVFVVVYALTVVGTRTLGRKLSDRLPRERLSLLCLLLLGIGILFIPFVRGHVGLALVAAVSGTGHGFLFPSLSALILDRAGSEKGGMAMAMFTGAFDMGLVIGAGAFGFVAEHLGYRAMFFSAAGFTAAGALFFFTQDPSFRRASPPGPGPPG from the coding sequence ATGCCGCACTCCCTCTATGACCGGAACTATTACCTCCTGAACGGATCGAACTTTCTCTACTCCCTCTACGGGACGATGTTCATCTTCCTCCCGGCGTTCCTCTACACGCTTCACATCCGGGAGGGACAGATCGGCCTGATCATGGCCACGGGGACGCTCGTCTCCGTGGCGCTCAAGCCGGTCAACGGTCTGTTCGTGGACCGGGGCGGGCGCACCGCGTTCCTGGTCTCCGGCGCCCTGCTCGCCTCCGCCTCCACGATCCCGTGGATCTTCGTGCGGGAAGGAGGCGCGCACCTCTACGCCATCCGCATCTTCCAGGGGGCGGCGTACTCCTTCTTCGCCACCGCCTCCTACGCCTACATCGCCGCGGCCGCCCCCGAAAACCGCCGCGGAGAAGCCCTGGGCGTCTTCGGCCTGTCCTTCTTCCTCCCCACGGCGCTCGGGGGATGGCTCGGGGAGTGGGTGATCGGGAAAGCGGGGTTTTCCGTGCTGTTCCTGTCCGCCGCCGTCATCGCGTTCCTGGCGGGGCTTTTCCCGCTGGGGATGGAGGAGCCGGATCGATCCTCCCGGCTCCCGGTCCGCTCCCTCCTCGATTTCCTCTCCCGGACGTATTTCATCCCGAACACGGCGTCGTTTTTGTTCGGCACGGCGTACGGGTCGATCTTCACGTTCCTCCCCGTCTTTTTGCTGATCCGGAAGGTCTCCACGATCGGGGTCTTCGTGGTGGTCTACGCCCTGACCGTCGTCGGAACCCGGACGCTGGGACGCAAGCTCTCGGACCGGCTGCCGCGCGAGCGGCTTTCCCTTCTCTGCCTGCTCCTCCTGGGGATCGGGATCCTCTTTATCCCGTTCGTCCGGGGACACGTGGGTCTTGCCCTGGTCGCGGCCGTCTCGGGGACGGGACACGGTTTTCTCTTTCCCTCCCTCTCCGCGCTCATCCTCGACCGGGCGGGGAGCGAGAAGGGGGGAATGGCGATGGCGATGTTCACGGGGGCCTTCGACATGGGGCTGGTCATCGGGGCGGGGGCCTTCGGTTTCGTGGCCGAACACCTGGGGTACCGGGCGATGTTCTTCTCCGCTGCCGGCTTCACCGCGGCGGGGGCGCTCTTCTTCTTTACCCAGGACCCGTCGTTCCGGAGAGCATCACCTCCCGGACCCGGGCCACCGGGATAG
- a CDS encoding SWIM zinc finger family protein, translated as MVRRIAMTARGRSALEKALDRRTLRRMAGARSFERGEDYFAEGQVRALAEHEGILTARVLGTREYRVKLWVEEGDVEFSCTCPVGTDGAFCKHCVAVGLAWLEQGKEGKTSPGKPAKPSVTMDDVRVFLAGREKDALVGMLMEQAMEDDRLRQRLLMKAARKARKGLDIATFRQAIDDAVDTGGFVDYRSAHDYAQGVEDVADSIEGLLKEGHAAEVIDLAEHALGAVEDAMGSIDDSDGCMGGIFERLQDIHHAACRKAKPDPEELARRLFKWELRTDWDTFFGAAEKYAHVLGEKGLAVYRNLAEAEWAQVPALDAGRDDPGKHGNRFRITHIMETLARRTGDVEAVVAVMKRDLSSPYAYLRIAETFQEARKHDPALEWAERGLKAFPRRTDSRLREFLAGEYHRRKRHDEAMALAWAGFTDSPDLGQYENLKRHADRIGRWGEWREKALAHLRERIDEAKRETRKDRWGGSGRADHSELVRIFLREKDDDAAWQEAKAGGCTNDLWMQLAAKRERDHPEDALPVYRQQIEPTLARKNNEAYRAAIGLLRQIRGLMVRLGREAEFARYLESVRAAHKPKRNFMKLLDRAKWQ; from the coding sequence GTGGTGCGGAGGATCGCCATGACCGCTCGCGGGAGAAGCGCGCTGGAGAAGGCGCTGGACCGGCGCACCCTGCGCCGGATGGCGGGAGCGCGGTCGTTCGAGCGCGGCGAGGACTACTTCGCCGAAGGGCAGGTCCGCGCTCTCGCGGAGCACGAAGGGATTCTCACGGCCAGGGTTCTGGGTACGCGGGAGTACCGCGTGAAGCTGTGGGTCGAGGAGGGGGACGTCGAATTCTCGTGCACCTGCCCCGTGGGGACCGATGGAGCGTTCTGCAAGCATTGCGTGGCCGTCGGCCTGGCGTGGCTCGAACAAGGAAAGGAAGGCAAGACGTCGCCCGGGAAGCCGGCGAAGCCCTCCGTCACGATGGACGATGTCCGCGTCTTCCTTGCCGGGCGGGAGAAGGACGCGCTCGTCGGCATGCTGATGGAACAAGCCATGGAGGACGATCGCCTGCGCCAGCGGCTGCTCATGAAAGCCGCTCGGAAGGCGCGGAAGGGCCTGGACATCGCTACGTTTCGGCAGGCGATCGACGACGCCGTCGACACCGGGGGATTCGTCGACTACCGCTCGGCGCACGACTACGCGCAGGGCGTCGAGGATGTGGCCGACTCGATCGAGGGGCTTTTGAAGGAAGGCCACGCCGCCGAGGTCATCGATCTCGCCGAGCACGCGCTTGGCGCGGTCGAGGACGCCATGGGTTCGATCGACGACTCGGACGGGTGCATGGGCGGCATCTTCGAACGGCTTCAGGATATTCATCACGCCGCCTGCAGGAAGGCGAAGCCCGACCCCGAAGAACTCGCCAGGCGGCTCTTCAAGTGGGAGCTCCGCACGGACTGGGACACGTTTTTCGGCGCCGCGGAGAAGTACGCGCACGTCCTCGGCGAGAAGGGACTGGCCGTGTACAGGAATCTGGCGGAGGCCGAGTGGGCGCAGGTGCCGGCCCTGGATGCGGGCCGGGACGATCCGGGGAAACACGGGAACCGCTTCCGGATCACGCACATCATGGAGACGCTGGCCCGGCGGACCGGCGACGTCGAAGCGGTCGTCGCCGTCATGAAGCGCGACCTTTCCTCCCCGTACGCCTACCTCCGGATCGCCGAGACCTTCCAGGAGGCGAGGAAGCACGATCCCGCGTTGGAATGGGCCGAGCGGGGCCTGAAGGCTTTTCCCCGGCGGACCGATTCGAGGCTCCGGGAGTTCCTCGCCGGGGAGTATCACCGCCGGAAGCGGCATGACGAGGCGATGGCGCTCGCCTGGGCCGGGTTTACGGACTCGCCGGATCTGGGCCAGTATGAGAACCTGAAGCGCCACGCGGACAGGATCGGCCGCTGGGGGGAGTGGCGCGAAAAGGCGCTCGCTCATTTGCGCGAACGGATCGACGAGGCGAAGCGGGAGACACGGAAGGATCGATGGGGAGGGTCCGGCCGGGCCGACCACTCGGAGCTCGTGAGGATCTTCCTTCGGGAGAAGGACGACGATGCCGCCTGGCAGGAGGCGAAAGCGGGCGGTTGCACCAACGACCTCTGGATGCAGCTTGCGGCCAAGCGGGAGAGGGATCACCCCGAGGACGCCCTTCCCGTCTACCGGCAGCAGATCGAGCCGACGCTCGCGCGCAAGAACAACGAGGCGTATCGGGCGGCCATCGGTCTTCTCCGCCAAATCCGCGGGCTGATGGTCCGCCTGGGCCGGGAGGCGGAGTTCGCGCGGTACCTGGAGTCGGTCCGCGCGGCGCACAAGCCGAAGCGGAACTTCATGAAGCTGCTCGATCGGGCGAAATGGCAATGA